Proteins encoded by one window of Chondromyces crocatus:
- a CDS encoding class I SAM-dependent methyltransferase, which produces MSPSQSEAQGPPDVVDQDADRRFRERALALGWNPDDVFVGGYVSWEWERSRHAFQAIFGSVRRLRVLELGCHLGATGIVLASLGAEVTGVDISEKYVELAQLNAARHGLGDRVRVMHLPDTTRMPFESGSFDVISCNSVLEYVPPEILGAVQREIDRVLAPGGYVVVLGTSNRLWPKESHSARWGVSYVPQRLQQALLGFRVESVSPFRLRAGFAGYRDLGLRDGGKLLMDLKTRMGVSGKRRQVLSAANRLLLPLGAHVGFISPTITMILQKP; this is translated from the coding sequence GTGAGTCCCTCGCAAAGTGAGGCCCAGGGTCCCCCCGACGTCGTCGACCAGGACGCCGATCGTCGCTTTCGGGAGCGCGCCCTCGCGCTCGGCTGGAACCCCGACGACGTCTTCGTCGGTGGCTACGTGTCCTGGGAGTGGGAGCGCAGCCGGCACGCCTTCCAGGCGATCTTCGGATCCGTCCGGAGGTTGCGGGTGCTGGAGCTGGGTTGCCATCTCGGGGCGACGGGCATCGTGCTCGCGTCGCTCGGCGCGGAGGTGACTGGCGTCGACATCAGCGAGAAATACGTCGAGCTGGCCCAGCTCAACGCGGCGAGGCACGGCCTCGGGGACCGGGTGCGGGTGATGCATCTGCCCGACACGACGCGCATGCCCTTCGAGTCGGGCTCGTTCGACGTGATCTCCTGCAACAGCGTGCTGGAGTACGTGCCGCCGGAGATCCTCGGCGCGGTGCAGCGCGAGATCGATCGCGTCCTCGCCCCGGGTGGGTACGTGGTGGTGCTCGGCACGAGCAACCGCCTGTGGCCGAAGGAGTCCCACTCCGCTCGCTGGGGCGTGAGCTACGTGCCGCAGCGGCTCCAGCAAGCCTTGCTCGGGTTTCGCGTCGAGAGCGTGTCGCCGTTCAGGTTGCGCGCGGGGTTCGCCGGCTACCGCGATCTGGGGCTGCGGGACGGTGGAAAGCTGCTGATGGATCTGAAGACGCGGATGGGCGTCAGCGGCAAGCGGAGGCAGGTGCTCTCGGCCGCGAACCGGCTGCTCTTGCCTCTGGGGGCCCACGTGGGCTTCATCTCCCCGACCATCACGATGATCCTGCAGAAACCTTAG
- a CDS encoding undecaprenyl-diphosphate phosphatase: MSWIDALLLGILEGLTEFLPVSSTGHLILLGSWLGHEDEAAKTLEVVIQLGAVMAVVVYYRNRLLDLGRGVLARDPASLRFVMALGIAFMPAAGLGYLLHKKIKALLFGPMPVAVALIVGGVVMIAMERLQRKRGQEGLTRLQDVTPKRALIIGIAQAFALWPGASRSMSSILGGQLVGLSTAAAAEFSFLLAIPTLGAATVFDLVKNGQTLLDAPGGMLNLGVGLVVSFIVALLVISGFLRYLKRFGLTPFGWYRIALGVLVLALASR, from the coding sequence ATGAGCTGGATCGACGCGCTCCTCCTCGGAATCCTGGAGGGGCTGACGGAGTTTTTGCCTGTCTCGTCGACGGGACACCTGATCCTGCTCGGGTCGTGGCTCGGACACGAGGACGAGGCCGCGAAGACCCTCGAGGTGGTGATCCAGCTCGGGGCGGTGATGGCGGTGGTGGTGTACTACCGCAACCGGCTGCTGGACCTCGGGCGCGGTGTGCTGGCGCGGGATCCGGCCAGCTTGCGGTTCGTGATGGCGCTGGGCATCGCGTTCATGCCCGCTGCGGGCCTCGGCTACCTGCTCCACAAGAAGATCAAGGCGCTGCTGTTCGGGCCGATGCCGGTGGCGGTGGCCTTGATCGTCGGTGGCGTCGTGATGATCGCGATGGAGCGGCTCCAGCGAAAGCGCGGGCAGGAAGGGCTGACGCGCCTGCAGGACGTCACCCCCAAGCGCGCACTGATCATCGGCATCGCGCAAGCGTTCGCGCTGTGGCCGGGGGCGTCGCGGTCGATGTCGAGCATCCTGGGGGGGCAGCTCGTCGGCCTGAGCACGGCGGCGGCGGCGGAGTTCTCGTTCCTGCTCGCGATCCCCACGCTGGGTGCGGCGACGGTCTTCGACCTCGTGAAGAACGGGCAGACGTTGCTCGATGCGCCAGGGGGGATGCTGAACCTCGGCGTGGGGCTCGTGGTCTCCTTCATCGTGGCGTTGCTGGTCATCTCGGGCTTCCTCCGTTACCTGAAACGGTTCGGTCTCACGCCGTTCGGGTGGTACCGGATCGCGCTCGGCGTCCTGGTGCTCGCGCTCGCATCCCGGTAG
- a CDS encoding RCC1 domain-containing protein has translation MSLLRFPPPRARAQLLAPVVMAVAAGTACNTGVNTRGTSSVSPPAQPSVTRVGPPRPASSTSPAPALPVAPEEPAVPLGPARKVSVDGSTACAVLTSGRVACWGALQTGPSDVVLTGTPRLVKGLEEVVDVIVGDLSCARTTSGPVKCWAFGEQARPLAGTEDARDVARTSAGVCVVLSSGAVRCFDMQGRGTDLPALSRVVALSDTSLGRTCAALEDGRVACISQDDDSIGVRLSQKPTLLPGIRNAIDVVNMNQWRVCAITRQGTVQCVASPVAAWTGPSAAQQLFEAHALGPCYRQHQRVGCLSAGGARARDLDLGGAAVDLSCSSSTCCAVLERGEVSCFGSNESGQLGDGNDVNRPDPAPVPRAQGLRKVLAGHQETMALTHDGRLLAWGQRQPIHTPRTFETKVRDLRHALHWLVRTEAEALWLGTPIRGEWLWWKAPAHGKTVRDVSIDVHDTVCIASDDGRVHCAFGTDEDAPRAGKWLPMAGFTDIVALDAHGSTTCGRRKSGELVCFTDTRFEGDVALPHHEPRPVGHVVKSLSPVRAMSLPIVQHTDGQVSELGYPDQQHLTGMPRPELQGFENIAAGDDMSCGLRAGQAFCSGGHNAEGQLGRGHLGRPKTPVDRVASDVALSGFSVGFNHVCALDPAGQAWCWGNDALGQLGRGRRVVSSAPQRVVLLGP, from the coding sequence ATGAGCCTCCTTCGCTTCCCTCCTCCTCGCGCTCGCGCCCAGCTCCTGGCCCCGGTCGTCATGGCCGTCGCCGCAGGAACTGCGTGCAACACCGGCGTGAACACCCGCGGAACCTCCTCCGTCTCCCCGCCCGCCCAGCCCTCCGTCACTCGTGTCGGACCTCCCCGCCCGGCGTCCTCCACGTCGCCCGCGCCCGCACTCCCCGTGGCGCCCGAAGAGCCTGCCGTGCCCCTCGGGCCTGCGCGCAAGGTGAGCGTCGATGGCTCGACCGCCTGCGCAGTGCTCACCAGCGGCCGGGTGGCGTGCTGGGGGGCGCTTCAGACTGGCCCGAGCGACGTCGTCTTGACGGGAACCCCGCGCCTCGTGAAGGGGCTCGAAGAGGTGGTCGACGTGATCGTCGGCGACCTGAGCTGCGCCCGAACGACGAGCGGACCCGTGAAGTGCTGGGCCTTCGGCGAGCAAGCCCGTCCCCTCGCCGGCACCGAGGACGCGCGCGACGTGGCGCGGACCTCCGCTGGCGTGTGCGTGGTGCTGTCCAGCGGCGCGGTCCGTTGCTTCGACATGCAAGGGCGAGGCACGGACCTGCCCGCGCTCTCCCGCGTGGTCGCGCTGAGCGACACCTCCCTGGGTCGAACCTGCGCCGCCCTGGAGGACGGCCGCGTCGCCTGCATTTCTCAGGACGACGACAGCATCGGTGTCCGCCTGTCGCAGAAGCCCACCTTGCTGCCCGGCATTCGCAACGCCATCGATGTGGTCAACATGAACCAGTGGCGGGTGTGCGCGATCACCCGGCAGGGCACCGTCCAGTGCGTCGCGTCTCCGGTCGCTGCCTGGACCGGGCCCAGCGCGGCGCAGCAGCTCTTCGAAGCGCACGCCCTCGGCCCTTGCTACCGGCAACATCAACGTGTCGGCTGCCTCTCGGCGGGCGGAGCGCGCGCGCGCGACCTCGACCTCGGGGGCGCCGCCGTCGACCTCTCGTGCAGCTCGTCCACATGCTGCGCCGTGCTGGAGCGAGGCGAGGTGAGCTGCTTCGGATCGAACGAGAGCGGCCAGCTCGGCGACGGGAACGACGTGAACCGCCCGGACCCAGCGCCTGTCCCCCGAGCCCAGGGGCTACGCAAGGTGCTCGCTGGGCACCAGGAGACGATGGCGCTCACCCACGACGGCCGCCTCCTCGCCTGGGGGCAAAGGCAGCCCATCCACACGCCACGGACCTTCGAGACCAAGGTGCGCGACCTCCGGCACGCCCTCCACTGGCTCGTCCGGACCGAGGCCGAAGCGCTCTGGCTCGGGACGCCCATCCGGGGCGAGTGGCTCTGGTGGAAGGCCCCCGCCCATGGAAAGACCGTGCGCGACGTGAGCATCGACGTGCACGACACCGTGTGCATTGCGAGCGACGACGGCCGGGTCCACTGCGCCTTCGGCACCGACGAGGACGCGCCTCGCGCTGGCAAATGGCTCCCGATGGCCGGCTTCACCGACATCGTCGCGCTCGACGCCCACGGGAGCACCACCTGCGGACGCCGGAAGAGCGGCGAACTCGTCTGCTTCACCGACACACGCTTCGAGGGGGACGTCGCCCTCCCGCACCACGAGCCCAGGCCCGTCGGTCACGTCGTGAAGTCCCTGTCCCCTGTCCGCGCCATGTCGCTCCCGATCGTCCAGCACACCGACGGCCAGGTGTCGGAGCTCGGCTACCCGGACCAGCAGCACCTCACTGGCATGCCGCGGCCCGAACTCCAGGGCTTCGAGAACATCGCCGCCGGGGATGACATGAGCTGCGGGCTGAGAGCCGGACAGGCGTTTTGCTCGGGAGGCCACAACGCCGAGGGACAGCTCGGCCGCGGTCACCTGGGCCGTCCGAAGACCCCCGTCGACCGGGTGGCCAGTGACGTCGCGCTCTCGGGCTTCAGCGTGGGGTTCAACCACGTGTGCGCCCTCGATCCTGCTGGCCAGGCATGGTGCTGGGGAAACGACGCCCTCGGGCAGCTCGGCCGAGGTCGGCGCGTGGTGAGCAGCGCGCCGCAGCGGGTGGTCCTCCTCGGTCCTTGA
- a CDS encoding ATP-dependent Clp protease adaptor ClpS — protein MASEHRHGDHGEEGDVAVERERKVERAKRYQVVFHNDDYTTKWFVVEVLTTFFHMSETHATAFMLIVHQNGRGVAGVYTKDIAETKAVQVLEYARECGMPLRLTVEPDDE, from the coding sequence ATGGCGAGCGAGCATAGGCACGGGGACCATGGCGAGGAAGGTGACGTCGCCGTCGAGCGTGAGCGCAAGGTCGAGCGCGCCAAGCGTTACCAGGTCGTCTTTCACAACGACGACTACACGACCAAATGGTTCGTGGTCGAAGTGCTCACGACCTTTTTCCACATGTCCGAGACCCACGCGACGGCGTTCATGCTCATCGTGCATCAGAATGGACGCGGTGTTGCCGGCGTCTACACCAAGGATATTGCCGAGACGAAGGCCGTTCAGGTGCTCGAGTACGCTCGCGAGTGTGGCATGCCGCTGCGCCTGACCGTGGAGCCCGACGACGAGTAG
- a CDS encoding glutathione S-transferase family protein codes for MSLPRLITIPFSHYCEKARWALEYAGVAFTEEAYLPPFHAPVSLRAGGTRQVPLLIEDDGVFPDSTAIMQWASRKATPERGLYGDTEAERREIEAFEAQLDKDLGPHTRRLVYFHLLRNTGLLMKLASPGAQPWQLVSFTVMLPLLRVVLRKSLDITPASTERSLTKIGTTFARVGERLLDGRPFLVGTRLSAADLTFASLAAPVLFPSRYGARLPSVDALPSELRARVQAWREHPAGRWALGIYEQYRNT; via the coding sequence ATGTCGCTGCCTCGCCTCATCACCATCCCCTTCAGTCATTACTGTGAGAAAGCGCGCTGGGCGCTGGAGTATGCGGGCGTTGCATTCACGGAGGAGGCGTACCTCCCGCCGTTCCATGCGCCCGTGTCGCTCCGCGCGGGTGGTACGCGCCAGGTGCCGCTGCTCATCGAGGACGATGGTGTCTTCCCCGACTCCACAGCAATCATGCAGTGGGCGAGCCGGAAGGCGACACCGGAACGGGGCCTCTACGGCGACACCGAGGCCGAGCGCCGGGAAATCGAGGCCTTCGAGGCTCAGCTCGACAAGGACCTCGGCCCGCACACGCGACGGTTGGTCTACTTTCACCTGCTCCGCAACACGGGCCTCTTGATGAAGCTCGCGTCGCCAGGCGCCCAGCCCTGGCAGCTCGTCAGTTTCACCGTGATGTTGCCGCTGCTCCGCGTGGTGCTGCGCAAGAGCCTCGACATCACGCCAGCCAGCACCGAGCGCTCGCTCACCAAGATCGGTACGACGTTCGCACGGGTGGGTGAGCGGCTCCTCGACGGCAGGCCCTTCCTGGTGGGCACGCGGCTGAGCGCCGCGGATCTCACCTTCGCCAGCTTGGCGGCGCCGGTCCTCTTTCCATCGCGCTATGGGGCTCGCCTGCCCTCCGTGGATGCGCTGCCTTCCGAGCTGCGCGCCCGGGTGCAAGCCTGGCGAGAGCACCCTGCCGGGCGCTGGGCTCTGGGCATCTACGAGCAGTACCGCAACACCTGA
- a CDS encoding homogentisate 1,2-dioxygenase produces MIERVARGALPRKHHIAFRGEDGALRWEECLTRKGFDGLYTIAYHERRPHEHRVAPVEHGFTLPRAADPAPLAKRHFRSLDVPTRSGPQIDVREPLLFNEDVVLGIARPDQADPLYYANADADEVFFVFQGGGVIRTMLGDLRFEQDDYVVIPKGLFYRAIPDEGPQVWLTVEALGGVHIPTQWRNEAGQLRMDAPYSHRDFRLPTFTGPLDEGLRDMLVKRGNAFHGFTVAHSPLDVVGWDGAVYPFAFPILNFQPRAGLVHLPPDWHGTFAARGALICSFVPRVVDFHPEAIPCPYPHSSVDCDEVLFYCRGNFTSRRGVGPGSISYHPTGIPHGPHPGAYEASVGAPRTDELAVMMDTLRPLTPTPAAAGVEDRGYQDSFIS; encoded by the coding sequence GTGATCGAGCGGGTGGCCCGGGGGGCCCTTCCGCGCAAGCACCACATCGCCTTCCGGGGTGAGGACGGGGCCTTGCGCTGGGAGGAGTGCCTGACCCGCAAGGGGTTCGACGGTCTCTACACGATCGCCTACCACGAGCGCCGTCCGCACGAGCACCGGGTCGCGCCAGTCGAGCACGGGTTCACCCTGCCTCGCGCGGCGGATCCGGCGCCTCTTGCCAAGCGACACTTCCGGAGCCTCGATGTGCCGACCCGCTCGGGTCCGCAGATCGACGTGCGGGAGCCGCTGCTCTTCAACGAAGACGTGGTCCTCGGCATCGCCCGTCCGGACCAGGCCGACCCGCTGTATTACGCCAACGCCGACGCCGACGAGGTGTTCTTCGTCTTTCAAGGCGGCGGGGTGATCCGGACCATGCTCGGGGATCTCCGGTTCGAGCAGGACGATTACGTGGTGATTCCCAAGGGTCTCTTCTACCGGGCCATCCCGGACGAGGGCCCCCAGGTGTGGTTGACGGTCGAGGCGCTCGGAGGCGTCCACATCCCGACCCAGTGGCGCAACGAGGCGGGGCAGCTCCGGATGGACGCGCCGTACTCGCACCGTGATTTCCGGCTTCCGACGTTCACCGGACCGCTCGACGAGGGGCTGCGCGACATGCTCGTGAAGCGAGGGAACGCCTTCCACGGCTTCACCGTCGCGCACTCCCCGCTCGACGTGGTCGGCTGGGACGGCGCGGTGTATCCGTTCGCGTTCCCGATCCTCAACTTCCAGCCGCGCGCAGGGCTGGTGCACCTGCCGCCCGACTGGCACGGGACGTTCGCCGCACGGGGTGCACTGATCTGCAGCTTCGTTCCGCGCGTGGTCGACTTCCACCCGGAAGCGATTCCCTGTCCTTATCCGCACTCGTCCGTGGATTGCGATGAGGTGCTCTTCTATTGCCGGGGCAACTTCACCTCGCGCCGGGGCGTCGGTCCCGGGAGCATCTCGTACCATCCCACGGGCATCCCGCACGGGCCGCACCCCGGGGCGTACGAGGCCAGCGTGGGCGCGCCGCGCACCGATGAGCTGGCCGTGATGATGGACACCTTGCGACCGCTGACGCCCACGCCAGCCGCCGCCGGTGTCGAGGATCGGGGCTACCAGGACAGCTTCATCAGCTGA
- a CDS encoding 4-hydroxyphenylpyruvate dioxygenase family protein — MAKVESIGIKRLESMHYYVRDLERTRSFYTEKMDFAEVAASSPDLEASAKQRSIAFQAGNCVVLCSQPLGEGGRASRYLRKHPDGVGTLVFEVEDIDKAFRLLDGRGGTPIDDIYRHEEGGGRFASFSITSPFGDTTFRFVQRDGYRPLFPGAVHYDIPRGGRNIFGIQDFDHITTNFQTMSPALLWMEHVLGLERFWEIQFHTEDVNKGSDHGSGLRSAVMWDPASGVKFANNEPYRPFFKSSQINIFNEEHRGDGVQHAAVTVTDILSAVRGMRERGVQFMPTPGSYYDAMPNRLKQLGIESIDEEISLLRDLEILVDGDAKHSYLLQIFLKESAGTHGDPTAGPFFYEIIQRKGDRGFGGGNFRALFESIERQQKNEGKVA, encoded by the coding sequence ATGGCCAAGGTGGAGTCGATCGGGATCAAGCGTCTGGAGTCCATGCACTACTACGTGCGGGATCTGGAGCGGACGCGCAGCTTCTACACGGAGAAGATGGACTTCGCCGAGGTGGCCGCAAGCTCACCCGATCTGGAGGCGAGCGCGAAGCAGCGGTCGATCGCCTTCCAGGCGGGGAACTGTGTGGTGCTCTGCTCGCAGCCGCTCGGTGAAGGCGGACGAGCGTCGCGCTACCTGCGCAAGCACCCGGACGGGGTGGGCACGCTGGTGTTCGAGGTGGAGGACATCGACAAGGCGTTCCGCTTGCTCGACGGCCGTGGTGGGACGCCCATCGACGACATCTACCGGCACGAGGAGGGCGGGGGGCGCTTCGCCTCGTTCTCCATCACCTCGCCGTTTGGCGACACGACGTTCCGCTTCGTGCAGCGCGACGGCTACCGGCCGCTGTTCCCCGGCGCGGTGCACTACGACATCCCGCGCGGTGGCCGGAACATCTTCGGCATCCAGGACTTCGATCACATCACCACGAACTTCCAGACCATGTCGCCGGCGCTGCTCTGGATGGAGCACGTGCTCGGGCTGGAGCGGTTCTGGGAGATCCAGTTCCACACCGAGGACGTGAACAAGGGTTCGGATCACGGCTCGGGGCTGCGCTCGGCCGTGATGTGGGATCCGGCCTCGGGGGTGAAGTTCGCGAACAACGAGCCGTACCGGCCGTTCTTCAAGAGCTCGCAGATCAACATCTTCAACGAGGAGCACCGCGGCGATGGCGTGCAGCACGCGGCCGTCACCGTGACCGACATCCTCAGCGCGGTGCGCGGGATGCGGGAGCGCGGCGTGCAGTTCATGCCGACCCCCGGGTCGTACTACGACGCGATGCCGAACCGGCTGAAGCAGCTCGGCATCGAGAGCATCGACGAGGAGATCAGCCTGCTGCGCGATCTGGAGATCCTCGTGGACGGTGACGCGAAGCACTCGTACCTGCTCCAGATCTTCCTCAAGGAGTCGGCCGGCACCCACGGTGATCCGACGGCGGGGCCGTTCTTCTACGAGATCATCCAGCGCAAGGGCGACCGCGGCTTCGGCGGCGGGAATTTCCGGGCGCTGTTCGAGAGCATCGAGCGGCAGCAGAAGAACGAAGGCAAGGTCGCGTGA
- the maiA gene encoding maleylacetoacetate isomerase, whose translation MKLHGYWRSSATWRVRIALAYKGIEHEYIPVNIIRDGGEQHLDTYGAVNPMRQVPVLEIEVGGAPLRLAQSLAIIEFLDERFPTPRLLPEDRYLRARTRQLAEIINAGIQPFQNLGTSLHLREAFGVDDKTFSHRYIERGLAAFQAVAEETAGRYCVGDEVSMADACLVPQLYASRRFGVDVSPYPTLLRIEEACMLLPAFQAAHPDRQPDAPKQ comes from the coding sequence ATGAAGCTCCACGGATACTGGCGAAGCTCGGCGACGTGGCGGGTGCGGATCGCGCTCGCGTACAAGGGGATCGAGCACGAGTACATCCCGGTGAACATCATCCGGGATGGGGGAGAGCAGCACCTCGACACCTACGGCGCGGTGAACCCGATGCGGCAGGTGCCCGTCCTGGAGATCGAGGTCGGTGGTGCGCCGCTACGCCTCGCGCAGTCGCTGGCGATCATCGAGTTCCTGGACGAGCGGTTCCCGACGCCGCGGCTCCTCCCCGAGGACCGCTACCTGCGCGCTCGGACGCGCCAGCTCGCGGAGATCATCAACGCAGGGATCCAGCCCTTCCAGAACCTGGGGACGTCGCTCCATCTCCGCGAGGCGTTCGGGGTCGACGACAAGACCTTCTCGCACCGCTACATCGAGCGAGGGCTCGCGGCCTTCCAGGCGGTGGCCGAGGAGACGGCAGGGCGGTACTGCGTCGGCGACGAGGTGAGCATGGCGGATGCCTGCCTCGTGCCTCAGCTCTACGCTTCGCGGCGCTTCGGGGTGGATGTCTCGCCGTACCCCACGCTCCTGCGGATCGAGGAGGCCTGCATGTTGCTCCCCGCCTTCCAGGCGGCGCATCCGGACAGGCAGCCCGACGCACCGAAGCAGTGA
- a CDS encoding fumarylacetoacetate hydrolase family protein, with amino-acid sequence MKLGTLRGPGRDGTLIVVHEDGQAYTPAGATWPTLQAALDDWERAEPALRKLSEALKQGTVQAQPLDVSKLHAPLPRAYEWVDGSAYINHIVLVRKARGAEPPETLRTDPLVYQGGSGVLLGPTDDIPLRDEQWGLDFEAEVCAILGDTPMGTTALEAERHIRLLCLANDVTLRNLIPNELAKGFGFFCSKPATAFSPFAITPDELGDVFKDGRIHLRLRSTYNGELAGDPEAGPEMHFSFFDLIAHLTKTRSYTAGTILGSGTVSNADRARGVSCLAERRMIETLDDGKPTTPFMRVGDTIAIEMLDAAGRSLFGRIEQKVVKA; translated from the coding sequence ATGAAGCTGGGAACGCTGCGCGGGCCAGGGCGAGACGGGACGCTGATCGTGGTCCACGAGGACGGGCAGGCGTACACGCCAGCCGGTGCCACGTGGCCGACACTCCAGGCAGCGCTGGACGACTGGGAGCGGGCCGAGCCGGCGCTGCGCAAGCTCTCGGAGGCGCTGAAGCAAGGCACGGTGCAGGCGCAGCCGCTGGACGTCAGCAAGCTGCACGCGCCCTTGCCGCGGGCGTACGAGTGGGTCGACGGGTCGGCGTACATCAACCACATCGTCCTCGTGCGCAAGGCGCGTGGGGCGGAGCCGCCGGAGACGCTGCGCACGGATCCGCTGGTGTACCAGGGTGGCTCGGGTGTTCTGCTCGGGCCGACGGACGACATCCCGCTGCGCGACGAGCAGTGGGGGCTCGACTTCGAGGCGGAGGTCTGCGCCATCCTGGGCGACACGCCGATGGGCACCACGGCCTTGGAGGCAGAGCGCCACATCCGCCTTCTCTGCCTCGCGAACGACGTGACCCTGCGCAACCTGATCCCGAACGAGCTGGCCAAGGGCTTCGGGTTCTTCTGCTCGAAGCCAGCGACGGCGTTCTCGCCGTTCGCCATCACCCCGGACGAGCTGGGCGATGTCTTCAAGGACGGCCGGATCCACCTGCGGCTGCGCTCGACGTACAACGGGGAACTCGCAGGTGACCCCGAGGCCGGGCCGGAGATGCACTTCTCGTTCTTCGACCTGATCGCTCACCTCACGAAGACGCGGTCCTACACGGCGGGCACGATCCTCGGGAGCGGCACGGTGTCCAACGCCGACAGGGCGCGCGGGGTGTCGTGCCTGGCGGAGCGGCGGATGATCGAGACGCTCGACGACGGCAAGCCCACGACGCCGTTCATGCGGGTGGGGGACACGATCGCAATCGAGATGCTCGACGCAGCAGGTCGCAGCCTGTTCGGGCGGATCGAGCAGAAGGTGGTGAAGGCATGA
- a CDS encoding extensin family protein yields MTARGRSRYLMGLAGAALAFVAPAPAKGGSRFAIEPPDIVISRAYRYAAMESEHCLSLLALRDVPFEVAPPTKGVDTPVRLTGPVRGVHFVPVEAQGPPEKDFRTIADCRLALALDDLALVLSPHHVQRAEYFSMYRRKGVGFVKPGKRHPGGRAIDLVNLVLADGTTYSVRRDFHGTRGVGTCGDRAGKPRRDTEGARVWWSVICELDRLRSFNLILSPNHDWAHRDHLHMEVRSGIRWQLIQ; encoded by the coding sequence ATGACGGCGCGTGGCCGCTCACGGTACCTCATGGGACTCGCGGGAGCTGCCCTGGCGTTCGTGGCACCCGCCCCAGCCAAGGGCGGCAGCCGGTTCGCCATCGAGCCACCCGACATCGTGATTTCGCGCGCTTATCGCTACGCTGCCATGGAGAGCGAGCACTGCCTCTCGCTGCTCGCGTTGCGCGACGTGCCCTTCGAGGTCGCCCCACCGACGAAGGGCGTGGACACCCCGGTTCGTCTGACCGGCCCGGTGCGCGGCGTGCACTTCGTCCCCGTGGAGGCGCAGGGCCCGCCCGAGAAGGACTTCCGCACCATTGCCGACTGCCGCCTCGCGCTGGCGCTGGACGACCTGGCCCTGGTGCTCTCGCCGCACCACGTGCAGCGCGCCGAGTACTTCTCGATGTACCGGCGCAAAGGCGTCGGCTTCGTCAAGCCAGGCAAGCGCCACCCGGGAGGCCGCGCCATCGACCTCGTGAACCTCGTCCTTGCGGATGGGACGACCTACTCGGTGCGCCGCGACTTCCACGGCACGCGCGGCGTCGGTACCTGCGGCGACAGGGCTGGCAAGCCGCGGCGTGACACGGAAGGCGCGCGCGTCTGGTGGTCCGTGATCTGCGAGCTGGACCGGCTCCGCTCGTTCAACCTGATCCTGTCGCCCAACCACGACTGGGCGCACCGCGATCACCTCCACATGGAGGTGCGCTCGGGCATCCGCTGGCAGCTGATCCAGTGA
- a CDS encoding Uma2 family endonuclease, with amino-acid sequence MGEPAKKRPQVATYADLEAVPSHLVGEIIGGTLFMSPRPAMPHALASSTLGMVLGPPFQLGVGGPGGWWLLFEPELRLDSDVLVPDLAGWRRERMPDFPETAATSLPPDWVCEVLSPSTATDDRFDKLPVYAREGVTWVWLIDPIKRTLEVHHLGPRKRWEAELLVKGEAVVRAAPFDAIELPLSILWNGKLPAPPGENES; translated from the coding sequence ATGGGCGAGCCGGCGAAAAAACGACCGCAGGTCGCCACGTACGCCGATCTCGAGGCTGTACCTTCGCACCTGGTCGGAGAGATCATCGGGGGCACCCTCTTCATGTCGCCGCGACCCGCCATGCCGCATGCGCTCGCATCCTCGACGCTGGGGATGGTGCTGGGACCCCCATTCCAGCTTGGCGTGGGTGGCCCTGGCGGCTGGTGGCTCCTGTTCGAGCCCGAGCTCCGCCTCGACAGCGATGTGCTCGTTCCGGATCTCGCCGGGTGGCGCCGCGAGCGGATGCCGGATTTCCCGGAGACGGCAGCCACGTCCCTCCCCCCGGACTGGGTCTGCGAGGTCCTCTCGCCGAGCACGGCGACCGACGATCGCTTCGACAAGCTGCCCGTCTATGCCCGCGAGGGCGTGACGTGGGTCTGGCTCATCGATCCCATCAAGCGCACCTTGGAGGTCCACCACCTGGGCCCTCGGAAGCGCTGGGAGGCCGAGCTGCTGGTCAAGGGCGAGGCCGTCGTCCGCGCCGCGCCCTTCGACGCCATCGAGCTGCCTCTCTCCATCCTGTGGAACGGAAAGCTACCGGCGCCTCCTGGCGAGAACGAAAGCTGA